Proteins encoded together in one Anaerotignum propionicum DSM 1682 window:
- a CDS encoding DUF4268 domain-containing protein: MFVVDKEKNQALPLCKKTFSELNFTERNHLQEWIDQDTSILGENLLIIQKEFNGFSDTLERLDLLALDESGRLVVIENKLDDSGKDVVWQALKYVSYCASLSKSEIREIFQKYLDRYKDAGDAGALIAEFYKCSDFGEVKINTSDSDQRVILVAANFRKEVTSTVLWLQSHNVDVKCIRVTPYQMGQQIFLDTEQILPPPSTEEYQIRLGIKKQEENIAREEATERHHLRYSFWSNAIPQLVSKTGLYQNVSATKDNWINGASGHTGIGFNSIILLDGARAEIYIGRSSKEENKKIYQALYLQKDKLESEYGKRLKWDEYENKTTSKISISMDGVSLANQEDWPKMIDFIAENISTLVKVFKKPLDEAYKALAYDE, encoded by the coding sequence ATGTTTGTTGTAGATAAAGAGAAAAACCAAGCATTACCTCTTTGTAAAAAAACATTTTCCGAGTTGAATTTTACTGAAAGAAATCATCTTCAAGAATGGATTGATCAGGACACTTCAATTTTGGGGGAGAATTTACTTATCATACAAAAAGAATTTAATGGATTCTCAGATACATTGGAGCGTTTAGATTTGCTGGCGTTAGATGAGTCTGGGCGATTAGTAGTGATTGAAAACAAACTGGATGATTCGGGTAAGGATGTAGTATGGCAGGCTTTAAAATATGTTTCCTACTGCGCCAGTCTTTCCAAAAGTGAAATACGTGAAATTTTTCAAAAATACCTTGATCGCTACAAAGATGCTGGAGATGCGGGAGCATTAATTGCAGAATTTTATAAATGTTCCGATTTTGGCGAGGTAAAGATCAACACTAGTGATAGCGATCAGCGTGTCATTTTGGTGGCAGCAAACTTTCGAAAAGAAGTAACTTCTACCGTTTTGTGGCTTCAAAGCCATAATGTCGATGTTAAATGTATTCGTGTAACTCCTTACCAAATGGGTCAACAAATTTTCTTAGATACTGAACAAATCCTTCCGCCTCCTAGTACAGAAGAATACCAAATTCGACTCGGAATTAAAAAGCAAGAAGAAAATATTGCTCGGGAAGAAGCAACAGAACGACACCATTTACGCTATTCATTTTGGTCCAATGCTATTCCCCAGTTAGTGTCTAAAACAGGGCTGTATCAAAATGTGTCTGCAACAAAAGATAATTGGATCAATGGTGCCAGCGGACATACAGGAATCGGCTTTAACTCTATCATATTATTAGATGGTGCGAGAGCAGAAATTTATATAGGTAGATCTTCAAAGGAAGAAAATAAAAAAATCTATCAAGCTCTATATCTACAAAAAGATAAACTGGAGTCTGAATATGGTAAACGATTAAAGTGGGATGAATATGAAAATAAAACAACTTCCAAAATTTCTATTTCCATGGATGGTGTTAGTTTAGCAAATCAAGAAGACTGGCCGAAGATGATAGATTTTATTGCTGAGAATATATCAACACTAGTTAAAGTTTTTAAAAAGCCACTTGATGAAGCATATAAAGCACTTGCATATGACGAATAA
- a CDS encoding DNA polymerase Y family protein, with the protein MDRIILHSDLNNFYASVECLYNPAIRNKPVAVAGDIEKRHGIILAKNYIAKAYGVKTGDALWQARDKCPDIVFVPPSYDKYLNYSKMAREIYSDYTNQVESFGLDECWLDISNSTQLFGDGERVSNEIRQRIKDELGVTASVGVSYNKIFAKLGSDMKKPDATTIITKDNFKEKVWVLPANDLLYVGRATFSKLRKLNVHTIGDLAATNPKFLKQELGINGIMLWQFSNGLDQSKVSEINSYPAIKSIGNSTTLPYDVSIEEDVRITLYILCESVAERLRDSGFFANTVQIWLRDKNLFSCERQGKLLFPTCGSNELFEKAFSIYKANKPHFALRSIGVRACNLSVSSQRQLSCLGEFEIMVKKEKLEIAVDDIRRRFGHFSIQRASMLVNPVLSNLDPKTDHVIHPVSFLK; encoded by the coding sequence ATGGATAGAATAATTTTGCACTCAGATTTAAATAATTTCTATGCTTCAGTTGAATGTCTTTACAATCCTGCAATCAGGAATAAGCCTGTTGCCGTTGCCGGAGATATAGAGAAACGCCATGGAATTATTTTGGCAAAGAATTATATTGCCAAGGCATATGGAGTTAAAACAGGTGATGCTTTATGGCAAGCCAGGGATAAATGTCCCGATATCGTGTTTGTACCACCTTCTTACGACAAATATTTAAACTACTCAAAAATGGCTCGGGAAATTTATTCGGATTATACAAACCAGGTTGAAAGCTTTGGACTTGATGAATGTTGGCTTGATATTTCCAATAGTACACAACTTTTTGGTGATGGCGAAAGAGTATCAAATGAAATCCGCCAGAGAATAAAGGATGAACTAGGGGTTACTGCATCTGTGGGAGTATCTTATAATAAGATTTTTGCAAAATTAGGCTCGGATATGAAAAAGCCTGATGCAACTACAATCATAACAAAGGATAACTTTAAAGAAAAAGTTTGGGTTCTTCCTGCAAATGATTTACTTTATGTTGGGCGTGCAACCTTTTCTAAACTAAGAAAACTAAATGTGCATACAATCGGTGATTTAGCCGCTACCAATCCAAAGTTTTTAAAACAAGAACTTGGTATTAATGGTATAATGCTGTGGCAATTCTCAAATGGTTTGGATCAGTCTAAAGTTTCAGAAATAAACTCCTACCCTGCTATCAAGAGTATTGGTAATAGCACAACCTTACCCTATGATGTTTCAATTGAGGAAGATGTACGAATTACATTATATATCCTTTGTGAAAGTGTGGCCGAACGCTTAAGAGACAGTGGATTTTTTGCTAATACTGTTCAAATTTGGCTAAGGGATAAAAACCTATTTTCTTGTGAACGACAAGGGAAATTGCTCTTTCCAACATGCGGCTCAAATGAGCTATTTGAGAAAGCATTCTCTATTTATAAGGCAAATAAACCTCACTTCGCATTAAGAAGTATTGGTGTAAGGGCTTGTAATCTGTCGGTAAGTAGCCAACGTCAATTGTCTTGTTTAGGTGAATTTGAAATAATGGTAAAAAAAGAAAAGTTAGAAATTGCGGTGGATGATATACGTCGGCGTTTTGGTCATTTTAGCATTCAAAGAGCAAGTATGCTAGTGAATCCAGTTCTGTCTAATCTCGATCCGAAAACCGATCACGTAATTCACCCAGTAAGTTTCTTAAAATAA
- a CDS encoding SOS response-associated peptidase, whose translation MCGRYEMFISPENREMMRIVEDIENKYGAKNNMRTGEIFPTNVVPILSCDSSNIMPELSIWGFPKFHSKGVIINSRAETAIDKPTFRKNLLERRCVIPSTGFYEWKQDVSKKKYKFNLADSENLYMAGIWNEFKNEKRFVILTTAANNSMVDIHNRMPIVLQKEKIEDWIIDTDYAMMLLNEEQPVLERIEV comes from the coding sequence ATGTGTGGACGTTATGAGATGTTTATTAGTCCTGAAAATAGGGAAATGATGCGTATTGTGGAAGACATAGAGAATAAATATGGTGCAAAAAATAATATGAGAACAGGTGAAATTTTTCCTACAAATGTTGTCCCTATACTTTCGTGTGATAGTAGTAATATCATGCCAGAATTATCAATTTGGGGTTTCCCCAAATTTCATAGTAAAGGAGTGATTATCAATTCAAGAGCAGAAACAGCAATTGATAAACCTACATTTAGAAAGAACCTTTTAGAAAGAAGATGCGTAATACCATCAACAGGATTTTACGAATGGAAACAAGATGTTTCAAAAAAGAAGTATAAATTTAATTTAGCGGATAGTGAAAATCTTTATATGGCTGGAATTTGGAATGAGTTTAAGAATGAAAAGAGATTTGTAATTTTAACAACAGCAGCTAACAATTCAATGGTAGATATTCATAACAGGATGCCTATTGTTTTACAGAAAGAAAAGATTGAGGATTGGATAATAGACACAGATTACGCAATGATGTTATTGAATGAAGAGCAACCTGTATTGGAGAGAATTGAGGTGTAA